One Notolabrus celidotus isolate fNotCel1 chromosome 16, fNotCel1.pri, whole genome shotgun sequence DNA window includes the following coding sequences:
- the LOC117828373 gene encoding E3 ubiquitin-protein ligase ZNRF2-like: MGAKQSTPVFDGRTRAYSSSDLPSGNSGGVERVAGFRYTNGPDGPRIRYTGGGQASSGLSIPAGGRSGSHVLNQSLDGTDGDDEGQLPPDGHRLLIGSLPAHLSPRLLGGFHCPLCSKFLATDEIEKHLLKCFSKMRLTYNKDILSRDSGECAICLDELEQGDTIARLPCLCIYHKGCIDEWFEVNRSCPEHPAD, encoded by the exons ATGGGGGCCAAGCAAAGCACCCCGGTGTTTGATGGCAGAACTCGAGCTTATTCCAGCTCTGATCTACCATCTGGAAACTCCGGCGGAGTGGAAAGGGTTGCGGGGTTTAGGTACACCAATGGACCAGATGGCCCGAGGATTCGGTATACGGGGGGTGGACAAGCCAGCTCCGGGCTCAGTATACCGGCCGGCGGCAGGTCAGGGTCACACGTACTCAATCAGAGCCTCGATGGCACGGATGGTGACGACGAGGGCCAGCTGCCTCCTGATGGCCACAGGTTGCTCATAGGCTCCCTTCCTGCTCACCTGTCGCCTCGCCTCCTGGGAG GGTTCCACTGTCCACTTTGCTCCAAGTTTTTGGCAACGGATGAAATTGAGAAGCACCTGCTCAAGTGTTTCAGCAAAATGCGCCTCACCTACAACA agGACATCCTGTCCAGAGACTCTGGGGAATGTGCCATCTGCTTAGATGAGCTGGAGCAGGGAGACACCATTGCCAGGCTGCCTTGCCTCTGTATCTACCATAAAGG GTGTATAGATGAGTGGTTTGAGGTGAATCGCTCATGTCCAGAGCATCCTGCTGACTAA
- the txnl4a gene encoding thioredoxin-like protein 4A, with product MSYMLPHLHNGWQVDQAILSEEDRVLVIRFGHDWDPTCMKMDEVLYSIAEKVKNFAVIYLVDITEVPDFNKMYELYDPCTVMFFFRNKHIMIDLGTGNNNKINWTMEDKQEMIDIVETVYRGARKGRGLVVSPKDYSTKYRY from the exons ATGTCGTACATGCTACCACATCTCCACAATGGCTGGCAGGTAGATCAAGCCATCCTCTCTGAGGAGGACCGAGTACTTGTGATCCGCTTCGGACACGACTGGGACCCAACATGTATGAAAATGGACGAGGTCCTCTACAGCATCGCAGAGAAA GTAAAGAACTTTGCAGTCATCTACCTGGTGGACATCACAGAAGTACCTGACTTCAACAAGATGTACGAGTTGTACGACCCCTGCAccgtcatgttttttttcag gaaCAAACACATCATGATTGATTTGGGAACtggaaacaacaacaagataAACTGGACAATGGAGGACAAGCAGGAGATGATTGACATTGTTGAAACAGTATACAGAGGTGCAAGAAAAGGAAGAGGTTTGGTGGTGTCTCCAAAGGATTATTCTACAAAATAcagatattga